In Janthinobacterium rivuli, a single genomic region encodes these proteins:
- a CDS encoding DUF934 domain-containing protein gives MFEVREEIIKNAAVVPNTWGLLRLDETDTPETVVVPAGKVIVPLPVWQAQRETLTARLPDIGVWLASDERPEELAADVAQLPVIGVDFPKFTDGRGYSIAFNLRARLGFQGELRAIGDVLRDQLFSMHRVGFDAYATRPDRSIHDALKGLSVFSETYQASWDQKSPLFRRHQREGQNPDLDNAAGI, from the coding sequence ATGTTTGAAGTACGCGAAGAAATCATCAAGAACGCCGCCGTGGTGCCAAATACCTGGGGCTTGCTGCGCCTCGATGAAACCGACACGCCGGAAACGGTGGTCGTGCCTGCCGGCAAGGTCATCGTGCCGCTGCCCGTATGGCAAGCCCAGCGCGAGACCCTGACCGCCCGCCTGCCCGACATCGGCGTGTGGCTGGCCAGCGACGAGCGCCCGGAAGAGTTGGCTGCCGACGTGGCGCAACTGCCCGTCATCGGCGTGGACTTCCCGAAATTCACGGATGGCCGCGGCTATTCCATCGCCTTCAACCTGCGCGCCCGCCTCGGTTTCCAGGGTGAATTGCGGGCGATTGGCGACGTGCTGCGCGACCAGCTGTTTTCCATGCACCGGGTCGGCTTTGACGCGTATGCGACGCGCCCGGATCGCAGCATCCACGACGCCCTGAAAGGATTGTCGGTCTTTTCGGAAACCTACCAGGCATCGTGGGATCAGAAGTCGCCGCTGTTCCGCC
- a CDS encoding nitrite/sulfite reductase, which yields MYHYDQYDHLIIKERIAQYRDQVARRIANELTEEEFIPLRLQNGLYMQRHAYMLRIAVPYGLLSSTQMRMFAHIARKYDRGYGHFTTRQNIQFNWIELEQTPDILTDLASVEMHAIQTSGNCIRNTTSDPFAGVAADEIIDPRPYAEVLRQWSTFHPEFIALPRKFKVAINGAEEDRAAIAVHDIGLTAVRNAAGEVGFKVMAGGGMGRTPILGSVVRDFLPWQHLLTYIQAIMRVYNLHGRRDNKYKARIKILLKAIGVEEFTRQVEAEWVDLKDGPETLTAEEMQRVADFFNPPAYLALPELDYKTEHADNKAYVNWLARNVKPHQRPGYVAVVLSLKKTGVPPGDATAEQIDFVADLADRYSFGELRVTHEQNLVLADVEQSKLFTLWQEAKAHGLATPNIGLLTDMICCPGGDFCSLANAKSLPIAAAIAERFDSIDFQHDIGEIELNISGCINACGHHHVGSIGILGVDKDGSEWYQVSIGGAQGNNAAIGKIIGPSFSSLQMPEVIGRLLHVYVRDRHEGERFVDTAQRLGVAPFKEHVYATPITVGNLVGEDEYV from the coding sequence ATGTACCATTACGATCAGTACGACCACCTCATCATCAAAGAACGCATCGCCCAGTACCGAGACCAGGTTGCGCGCCGTATCGCCAATGAACTGACGGAAGAGGAATTCATTCCGCTGCGCCTGCAAAACGGCCTGTACATGCAACGCCACGCCTACATGCTGCGCATCGCCGTGCCGTATGGCTTGCTGTCGTCGACGCAGATGCGCATGTTCGCGCACATCGCGCGCAAGTATGACCGCGGCTATGGCCACTTCACGACGCGCCAGAATATCCAGTTCAACTGGATCGAGCTGGAACAAACGCCCGATATCCTGACGGACCTGGCGTCCGTGGAAATGCACGCGATCCAGACGTCCGGCAACTGTATCCGTAATACAACATCGGACCCGTTCGCCGGCGTGGCGGCCGATGAAATCATCGATCCGCGCCCGTACGCGGAAGTGTTGCGCCAGTGGAGCACCTTCCACCCCGAGTTCATCGCCCTTCCCCGTAAATTCAAGGTCGCCATCAATGGCGCCGAGGAAGACCGCGCCGCCATCGCCGTGCACGACATCGGCTTGACGGCCGTGCGCAACGCCGCTGGCGAAGTGGGCTTCAAGGTGATGGCCGGCGGCGGCATGGGCCGCACGCCGATCCTGGGCAGCGTCGTGCGCGACTTCTTGCCGTGGCAACATTTGCTGACGTACATCCAGGCGATCATGCGCGTGTACAACTTGCACGGTCGCCGCGACAACAAATACAAGGCGCGCATCAAGATCCTGCTGAAAGCCATCGGCGTGGAAGAATTCACGCGCCAGGTGGAAGCGGAATGGGTCGACTTGAAAGATGGTCCGGAAACCCTGACGGCCGAAGAAATGCAGCGCGTGGCGGACTTCTTCAATCCGCCTGCTTACCTGGCCCTGCCGGAACTCGACTACAAAACGGAACACGCGGACAACAAGGCGTATGTGAACTGGCTGGCGCGCAACGTCAAGCCGCACCAGCGTCCCGGCTACGTGGCCGTGGTGCTGTCCCTGAAGAAAACGGGCGTGCCGCCCGGCGACGCGACGGCCGAGCAGATCGACTTCGTGGCCGATCTGGCCGACCGCTACAGCTTTGGCGAACTGCGCGTGACGCACGAGCAAAACCTGGTGCTGGCCGACGTGGAACAGTCGAAACTATTCACACTGTGGCAGGAAGCCAAGGCGCACGGCCTGGCCACGCCGAACATCGGTTTGCTGACGGACATGATCTGCTGCCCCGGTGGCGATTTCTGCTCGCTGGCCAACGCCAAGTCCTTGCCGATCGCGGCCGCCATCGCGGAACGTTTCGACAGCATCGACTTCCAGCACGACATCGGCGAGATCGAACTGAACATTTCCGGCTGCATCAATGCCTGCGGCCACCATCACGTGGGCAGCATCGGCATTCTCGGCGTCGACAAGGATGGCAGCGAATGGTATCAAGTGTCGATCGGCGGCGCGCAAGGCAACAACGCGGCCATCGGCAAGATCATCGGACCCTCGTTCTCTTCCCTGCAGATGCCTGAAGTCATCGGCCGCCTGCTGCACGTCTACGTGCGCGACCGCCACGAAGGCGAGCGCTTCGTCGACACGGCCCAGCGCCTGGGCGTGGCGCCGTTCAAGGAACACGTATATGCAACGCCGATCACGGTCGGCAACCTGGTGGGAGAAGACGAATATGTTTGA
- a CDS encoding sulfite exporter TauE/SafE family protein, producing the protein MTLSYIVSGFAVGLLVGMTGVGGGSLMTPLLTLLFGVPPSVAVGTDLAFASITKSAGTLTHRLRGTIRWDIVKRLCIGALPAAVIATLALKSFGTLSPEIGQIIRYSIAGSVLLTVVALIFKGRMLAWINAHPEKQLQGNKLAAATIISGAVLGVLVTVSSIGAGAIGATLLVMLYPRMSSAEVAGTDIAYAVPLTAIAALGHWWLGSIHWELLASLLVGSLPGITLGSWVARSVPEKFLRVLLAMTLTGVAVKLIY; encoded by the coding sequence ATGACTTTGTCTTATATAGTCTCAGGATTTGCCGTAGGATTACTCGTAGGAATGACCGGCGTGGGCGGCGGATCGCTGATGACGCCGCTGTTAACCCTGCTGTTTGGCGTGCCGCCTTCCGTGGCCGTGGGTACCGACCTGGCTTTTGCCTCGATCACCAAGAGCGCTGGCACCCTGACGCACCGCCTGCGCGGCACCATCCGCTGGGATATCGTCAAGCGCCTGTGCATCGGCGCCCTGCCCGCCGCCGTCATCGCGACCCTGGCGCTGAAATCGTTCGGCACCCTGTCGCCGGAAATCGGCCAGATCATCCGCTACTCGATCGCCGGCTCCGTGCTGCTGACCGTCGTGGCACTGATTTTCAAGGGCCGCATGCTGGCCTGGATCAACGCGCACCCTGAGAAACAATTGCAAGGTAATAAGCTTGCCGCCGCGACCATTATTTCCGGCGCCGTGCTGGGCGTGCTGGTGACGGTCTCGTCGATCGGCGCCGGCGCCATCGGTGCGACCCTGCTAGTGATGCTGTATCCACGCATGAGCTCGGCGGAAGTGGCGGGCACCGACATCGCCTACGCCGTGCCCCTGACGGCCATCGCCGCCCTGGGCCACTGGTGGCTCGGCTCCATCCATTGGGAATTGCTGGCCTCCTTGCTGGTCGGCTCCCTGCCCGGCATCACGCTCGGTTCCTGGGTGGCCCGCTCCGTGCCGGAAAAGTTTTTACGAGTGCTGCTGGCGATGACCTTGACCGGCGTGGCAGTAAAGCTAATCTATTAA
- a CDS encoding CysB family HTH-type transcriptional regulator has protein sequence MNLHQLRFVREAVRQNYNLTDAAKALFTSQPGVSKAIIELEEELGVDIFTRHGKRIRGLTEPGRLVLESVELVMQEIDSMKRIGKEFAAQDSGSFTIATTHTQARYTLPKVVQAFMLKFPKVRLSLLQGNPRQIAEMVQRDQADLAIATESIAAIDGLITLPCYQWEHVVVVPVDHPLLKSKSVTLEEIAAFPLITYDSAFAGRNKIDHAFVLRGLKPDILLEAIDADVIKTYVELGMGIGIIAGMAFDAERDKGLRAIPVGHLFGMNVSRVAVKQGAYLRSYIYTFIELLTPTLNRKLIEQAMSGDKEHYEL, from the coding sequence ATGAATCTCCATCAACTGCGCTTCGTGCGCGAAGCGGTCCGGCAGAATTACAACCTGACGGACGCCGCCAAGGCCTTGTTTACGTCGCAACCTGGCGTATCGAAAGCCATCATCGAGCTGGAGGAAGAACTGGGCGTGGATATTTTTACGCGCCATGGCAAGCGCATCCGCGGTTTGACGGAGCCAGGCCGCCTGGTGCTGGAGTCGGTCGAGCTGGTCATGCAGGAAATCGACAGCATGAAGCGCATCGGCAAGGAATTCGCGGCGCAGGACAGCGGCAGCTTTACCATTGCCACCACGCACACGCAGGCGCGCTACACCCTGCCCAAGGTGGTGCAAGCTTTCATGCTGAAGTTCCCGAAGGTAAGATTGTCTTTGCTGCAAGGAAATCCGCGCCAGATCGCCGAGATGGTGCAGCGCGACCAGGCCGATCTGGCCATCGCCACGGAATCGATCGCCGCCATCGATGGCCTGATTACCTTGCCATGTTATCAGTGGGAGCACGTGGTGGTGGTGCCGGTCGACCATCCGCTGCTCAAGTCGAAGTCCGTGACCCTGGAAGAAATCGCCGCCTTCCCCCTGATTACCTATGACAGCGCGTTCGCCGGACGCAACAAGATCGACCATGCTTTTGTGCTGCGCGGCCTGAAACCGGACATCTTGCTCGAAGCCATTGATGCGGACGTGATCAAGACTTATGTCGAGTTGGGCATGGGGATTGGTATCATAGCGGGTATGGCCTTCGATGCCGAGCGCGACAAAGGCTTGCGCGCCATCCCTGTCGGCCACCTGTTCGGCATGAATGTGTCGCGCGTGGCCGTCAAGCAAGGCGCGTATTTGCGCAGCTATATTTATACCTTTATCGAGTTGCTGACGCCGACCCTGAACCGCAAGCTCATCGAGCAGGCGATGAGCGGTGATAAAGAGCACTACGAACTATAA
- a CDS encoding class I SAM-dependent methyltransferase has translation MITDQLAKYYATIAQQYERVYAKPERQEDLEVLRDKVADVLEGHTVLELACGTGYWTEVVAESADSVLATDVNDEMLALAQSRGLPDNVSFAKLDAFNLPDDLLGKFTAVFAGFWWSHVKREDQDKYLKQLRSKLGKDIMLVLIDNSYVDGSSTVIARTDLEGNTHQFRTTDGGERYEVLKNFPSDSHLRKKFAHSAREIRMKRLEYYWLLSCRLK, from the coding sequence ATGATTACCGATCAGCTTGCCAAATATTACGCCACCATCGCGCAGCAGTACGAGCGCGTCTATGCCAAGCCCGAACGCCAGGAAGACCTGGAAGTGTTGCGCGACAAGGTCGCCGACGTGCTGGAAGGCCACACCGTGCTGGAACTGGCTTGCGGCACCGGCTACTGGACGGAAGTGGTCGCCGAGTCTGCCGACTCCGTGCTGGCCACCGATGTCAACGATGAAATGCTGGCGCTGGCCCAGTCGCGCGGCTTGCCGGACAACGTCAGTTTCGCCAAGCTCGACGCCTTTAACTTGCCCGACGATCTGCTGGGCAAGTTCACGGCCGTGTTCGCCGGTTTCTGGTGGTCGCACGTTAAGCGCGAAGACCAGGATAAATACCTGAAGCAATTGCGCAGCAAGCTGGGCAAGGACATCATGCTGGTGTTGATCGACAATTCCTATGTCGATGGCAGCAGCACTGTTATCGCGCGTACCGACCTGGAAGGCAACACCCACCAGTTCCGCACGACGGATGGGGGCGAGCGCTATGAAGTGCTGAAGAATTTCCCATCGGACAGCCACCTGCGCAAGAAGTTTGCTCACTCGGCCCGTGAAATCCGCATGAAGCGCCTGGAATACTACTGGCTGCTGAGCTGCCGCCTGAAATAA
- a CDS encoding porin, with amino-acid sequence MKKITLAALIIGTFAAATAQAQSNVTVYGLVDLGIAKTTGQPTVQRENNASRLGFKGTEDLGGGLSAIFNLESEFLADTGAQKGVLFDRQAYVGLKGAFGTAILGRTKNLVDGTIARVDPFNTYGVVGKNNETLLRSGVGSSRVNNAVTYNSPSFDGFVGSLQYVLSEVNSADAGVIGLATYDNGPISLHAGYEKAVQATATAAKPDLWSIGGGYKFGPAKITAAYSKGDTKVAANGEFKSYLIGLNYTVGGGDAKVSYGKQEQSNNKVKDQDTIKEFGVGYDYHLSKRTDVYAYAGRERVKSLTSYQIGLAHKF; translated from the coding sequence GTGAAAAAAATTACTCTGGCAGCATTGATCATCGGCACCTTCGCAGCAGCTACGGCACAAGCACAATCGAACGTCACCGTGTATGGCCTGGTTGACCTCGGTATTGCCAAGACCACTGGCCAGCCGACGGTACAACGTGAAAACAACGCGTCGCGCCTCGGTTTCAAGGGTACGGAAGATCTGGGTGGCGGCCTGTCCGCAATTTTCAACCTGGAAAGTGAATTCCTGGCTGACACCGGCGCGCAAAAAGGCGTGTTGTTCGACCGTCAAGCTTACGTGGGCTTGAAAGGCGCGTTTGGTACCGCCATCCTGGGCCGCACCAAGAACCTGGTCGATGGCACCATCGCCCGCGTCGATCCATTCAACACCTATGGCGTGGTCGGCAAGAACAATGAAACCCTGCTGCGTTCGGGCGTCGGCTCGTCGCGCGTCAACAACGCCGTGACCTACAACAGCCCAAGCTTTGACGGTTTCGTGGGCAGCCTGCAATACGTGCTGAGCGAAGTCAACAGCGCTGACGCGGGCGTGATTGGCCTGGCAACCTACGACAACGGCCCGATCAGCTTGCACGCCGGCTACGAAAAAGCCGTACAAGCAACGGCAACGGCCGCCAAGCCTGACCTGTGGTCCATCGGTGGCGGCTATAAATTCGGCCCGGCCAAGATCACGGCCGCCTACTCGAAGGGCGACACCAAGGTAGCTGCCAACGGCGAATTCAAGTCCTACCTGATCGGCCTGAACTACACGGTTGGCGGCGGCGATGCCAAAGTGTCGTATGGCAAGCAAGAGCAAAGCAACAACAAGGTCAAGGATCAGGACACCATCAAGGAATTCGGCGTCGGCTACGACTACCACCTGTCGAAGCGTACCGACGTGTACGCTTACGCTGGCCGCGAGCGCGTCAAGTCGCTGACCTCGTACCAGATCGGTCTGGCACACAAGTTCTAA
- a CDS encoding PAS domain-containing sensor histidine kinase → MPDRGSSTLLRILPLGMAAALLLCLFPPLKARRQRQARGQAIIDSASDAIISIDSRQIILHANAAAARLFDDTPAGMRGMRLGQYILRDLRTLGGLGKHEGDPPFGDINLELRLTGRRTTDYTLTGRRSDGAMFPLEGSLSAMLEDGQSVFTIIVRDISARQQMHEQLARSFSQLRELSSALQSIREEERKHIARELHDDLGQLLATLRVDLTLVRQHTDTTASLQALLHSMDGLLVTAITSLRRIASNLRPRALDEGGLYFALQKLRHDFLLRRAIHFDLLADEADLVLDDARSTAIYRIVQEALTNIARHAEASHITIALHRIDSSLAITIQDDGRGIAEHDLEKATALGLLGMRERVWGLNGSIHIGADSELGGTRIEISLPMHAEAATAAMQ, encoded by the coding sequence ATGCCTGACCGAGGCAGTTCCACACTGCTGCGTATCCTGCCGTTGGGCATGGCGGCGGCGCTTTTGCTGTGCTTGTTTCCTCCCCTGAAAGCCCGCCGGCAACGGCAGGCGCGTGGCCAGGCCATCATCGACAGCGCCAGCGACGCCATCATCAGCATCGACAGCCGGCAAATCATCCTGCATGCGAACGCGGCGGCAGCCAGATTGTTCGACGACACGCCGGCCGGCATGCGCGGCATGCGCCTGGGCCAGTACATCCTGCGCGACTTGCGCACCCTGGGCGGCCTGGGCAAGCACGAGGGCGATCCGCCGTTTGGCGACATCAACCTGGAGCTGCGCCTGACGGGCCGGCGCACCACCGACTACACCCTGACGGGACGGCGCAGCGACGGCGCCATGTTTCCCCTCGAAGGCTCGCTCTCGGCCATGCTGGAAGACGGCCAGAGCGTATTTACCATCATCGTGCGTGACATCAGCGCGCGCCAGCAGATGCATGAACAACTGGCCCGCTCCTTTTCGCAACTGCGCGAACTGTCGAGCGCGCTGCAATCGATCCGCGAAGAAGAGCGCAAGCATATCGCGCGTGAACTGCATGATGACTTGGGGCAACTGCTGGCCACCTTGCGCGTTGACCTGACCCTGGTGCGCCAGCACACGGACACCACCGCGTCCCTGCAAGCGTTGCTGCACAGCATGGATGGCTTGCTGGTAACGGCCATCACCTCGTTGCGGCGCATCGCCAGCAATCTGCGTCCGCGCGCGCTCGATGAAGGGGGCTTGTATTTTGCGCTGCAAAAACTGCGCCACGACTTTCTGTTGCGCCGCGCCATCCATTTCGACTTGCTGGCCGACGAGGCCGACCTCGTGCTCGACGATGCGCGCAGCACGGCCATCTACCGCATCGTGCAGGAAGCGCTGACGAACATCGCGCGCCATGCCGAGGCCAGCCACATCACCATCGCCCTGCACCGCATCGATTCCTCGCTGGCCATCACCATCCAGGATGACGGCCGCGGCATTGCCGAGCACGACCTGGAAAAAGCCACGGCCCTGGGCTTGCTGGGCATGCGCGAACGGGTGTGGGGTTTGAATGGCAGCATCCATATCGGTGCCGATAGCGAACTGGGCGGCACACGCATCGAAATCTCGCTGCCCATGCATGCGGAAGCGGCAACAGCGGCGATGCAATAA
- a CDS encoding LytR/AlgR family response regulator transcription factor: MPTAIIADDERLMRDQLRLRLGQAWPELEIIGEAKNGDEAIELVEQLKPDFAFLDIRMPGKTGMEAAQVIGGKTHIVFVTAYDSHAVEAFERGAVDYVLKPPEHERLLVTVERLKTHLNKPALDVNSSVTAMLSQLAEKITAKPTYLQWIQASIGQDLRMIPVEEILFFRSDEKYTCVQTAKYEALIRKPVRDLAEELDPSLFWQIHRATLVNVNAIEGVTRDIRGRHLVLIKGKSDKLEVSRSFLHLFKQM, translated from the coding sequence ATGCCTACCGCTATTATTGCCGACGACGAAAGACTGATGCGCGACCAGCTGCGCCTGCGCCTGGGCCAGGCCTGGCCTGAACTGGAAATCATCGGCGAAGCCAAGAATGGCGACGAAGCGATCGAACTGGTGGAGCAACTCAAGCCGGACTTTGCCTTCCTCGATATCCGCATGCCGGGCAAGACGGGCATGGAAGCGGCGCAAGTAATCGGCGGCAAGACGCATATCGTCTTCGTCACGGCCTATGATAGTCACGCCGTCGAAGCCTTCGAGCGGGGCGCCGTCGACTACGTGCTCAAGCCGCCCGAGCATGAGCGCTTGCTGGTCACGGTGGAGCGCCTGAAAACGCACCTGAACAAGCCGGCGCTGGACGTCAACAGCAGCGTCACGGCCATGCTGTCGCAGCTGGCGGAAAAAATCACGGCCAAGCCCACCTATTTGCAATGGATACAGGCCAGCATCGGCCAGGACTTGCGCATGATCCCCGTGGAAGAAATCCTGTTCTTCCGTTCTGACGAGAAATACACCTGCGTGCAAACTGCCAAGTATGAGGCGCTGATCCGCAAGCCCGTGCGCGACCTGGCCGAAGAGCTCGATCCTTCGCTGTTCTGGCAAATCCACCGCGCCACCCTGGTCAACGTGAATGCCATCGAAGGCGTGACGCGCGACATCCGCGGCCGCCACCTGGTGCTCATCAAAGGCAAGTCCGACAAGCTCGAAGTAAGCCGCAGCTTCCTGCACCTGTTCAAGCAAATGTAA